A single genomic interval of Cucumis sativus cultivar 9930 chromosome 5, Cucumber_9930_V3, whole genome shotgun sequence harbors:
- the LOC101221950 gene encoding uncharacterized protein At5g39865 → MLSQWLRSPARVQSPSQPRHRHFSCSSFKDIQDLCREDSSSDSGSDSPPNTPKKPSIFHRVRLSTSVLRSWSHRLAVSSTSSSRRDSDHRIILYHTSLRVVRRTFEDCRVVRSILRTLRVPIDERDLSMDSRFVDELHDAIGRKSLSLPRVFIGGRYIGGVEEIKLMNENGELKRLIERLPDVATGPAAAWCCEVCGGIRFVVCEECDGSHKIYIEKIGFRSCNSCNINGLIRCPSCSPMKLRIAGS, encoded by the coding sequence ATGTTGTCTCAATGGCTGAGATCTCCGGCCAGAGTCCAATCTCCCTCCCAACCTCGTCATCGTCACTTCTCTTGTTCCTCCTTCAAAGACATTCAAGACCTCTGCCGTGAAGACTCCTCTTCCGATTCCGGATCCGATTCCCCTCCCAACACTCCCAAGAAACCTTCCATTTTCCACCGCGTCCGTCTCTCCACCTCCGTCCTCCGCTCTTGGTCTCACCGCCTCGCCGTCTCTTCCACCTCTTCCTCACGCCGCGACTCCGATCACCGTATCATCCTCTACCACACCTCTCTCCGCGTCGTCCGTCGCACCTTCGAGGACTGTCGAGTCGTCCGATCCATCCTCAGAACCCTCCGCGTTCCAATCGACGAACGCGATCTCTCAATGGACTCCAGATTCGTAGACGAGCTACACGATGCGATCGGACGGAAGAGTCTGAGTTTACCTAGAGTGTTCATTGGCGGTCGATACATAGGCGGAGTAgaggaaataaaattaatgaacGAAAATGGTGAGTTGAAGAGACTAATCGAAAGGCTACCGGATGTAGCGACGGGACCTGCGGCGGCGTGGTGCTGCGAGGTATGCGGTGGAATCAGATTCGTGGTTTGTGAAGAATGCGATGGAAGCCATAAGATCTACATTGAGAAAATAGGATTCAGAAGCTGTAACTCTTGCAACATCAATGGATTGATTCGATGTCCTTCGTGTTCACCAATGAAGCTACGAATTGCAGGTTCTTAA
- the LOC101206467 gene encoding sister chromatid cohesion 1 protein 1: MFYSHHLLARKAPLGQIWMAATMHAKINRRKLDNLNIIKICEEILNPSVPMALRLSGILMGGVVIVYERKVKILYEDVTRLLIEINEAWKVKAAPEPTALPKGKSLAKKEAITRPEKDPNDISYNTSPMKFQQTAFFSMRLDSVDEPYINDKTVEDDPSQNFHQTDAENITLIERFDMYQSKTSTFDRFERFDIEEDGDTQPDFASVDQTQIPATVRPPPPPPDKYPEGPPDAEVQDQHLEHIVDQPAEESKELRQVEQVARKRKAKRTAASLMDYEQTIIPGHIYQSWLKDVSDLISRRRRKRKQRTGPMFTKKIATLMDLPPVVLSERLFTEGSREAYYPAPLLELWMRSIRQPPDSPSERSSTPLPPEPSVFSPPERVNFSEHMNFPFEDHYSGVGSQSFGSSMEKLMTGQVNGGAEIPLEELGPNIMDNVMEMAERNQMGTPGNSGFGVRSVSSSASEHDVLSKNSGTDSLRFNKKRSYSSSKRSSGGLEPVAEENPWSHHSDPNFKLARLSENDPDLLEETALTQTQLTQAAIKYPPADKITDSIRMQMKAHFDTPGAASTESLNNLAAGMNRKAAAMLFYQTCVLASSDYLKVNQQVPFGDIFISKGTKM; this comes from the exons ATGTTTTACTCCCATCACCTTCTAGCTCGCAAAGCTCCTCTTGGCCAAATCTG GATGGCTGCGACAATGCACGCCAAGATTAATCGGAGGAAGCTCGATAACTTGaacataatcaaaatttg TGAGGAGATTTTGAATCCTTCGGTTCCGATGGCTCTAAGACTCTCGGGGATTCTTATGG GTGGCGTTGTCATTGTTTATGAACGGAAAGTTAAAATTCTTTACG AGGATGTAACTCGCCTTCTG ATTGAGATAAACGAAGCATGGAAAGTGAAAGCAGCTCCAGAGCCCACCGCCCTTCCCAAAGGAAAATCTCTGGCCAA GAAGGAGGCTATTACTAGGCCTGAGAAGGATCCGAACGACATTTCCTACAACACTTCTCCAATGAAGTTTCAACAAACCGCATTTTTTAGTATG CGGCTTGACAGTGTGGATGAACCCTATATCAACGATAAAACAGTGGAAGATGACCCATCACAAAACTTCCATCAAA CTGATGCTGAAAATATAACCTTAATTGAGCGTTTTGATATGTATCAATCAAAGACAAGTACATTTGATCGGTTTGAAAG ATTTGATATTGAAGAGGACGGGGATACACAACCAGATTTTGCATCTGTAGATCAAACACAAATTCCAGCTACTGTTAGACCTCCCCCTCCTCCTCCAGACAAGTATCCAGAAG GCCCTCCTGATGCTGAAGTCCAGGACCAACATCTTGAACACATTGTTGATCAGCCGGCCGAGGAATCCAAGGAACTTAGACAG GTGGAGCAGGTGgcaagaaaaaggaaagcaaaaagaaCAGCAGCCTCTTTGATGGACTATGAACAGACCATCATTCCTGGACACATATACCAATCTTGGCTAAAAGATGTCTCGGATCTGATctctagaagaagaagaaagagaaag CAACGGACAGGTCCAATGTTCACTAAGAAGATAGCCACTCTCATGGACCTTCCTCCTGTGGTGTTAAGTGAACGCTTATTCACAGAGGGAAGTAGGGAAGCCTACTATCCAGCTCCTCTCCTAGAGTTATGGATGAGAAGTATCCGCCAACCCCCTGACTCACCTTCTg AGAGGAGTTCTACACCATTACCTCCCGAGCCATCTGTGTTCTCACCGCCAGAGAGAGTAAACTTTTCAGAACATATGAATTTT CCTTTTGAAGATCATTACAGTGGAGTTGGTTCTCAGTCGTTTGGAAGTTCCATGGAGAAGCTAATGACCGGACAAGTCAATGGTGGTGCCGAGATCCCTCTGGAAGAACTTGGACCCAACATCATGGATAATGTTATGGAGATGGctgaaagaaatcaaatgggTACACCTGGAAATTCCG GATTTGGAGTGAGGTCAGTTTCAAGCTCAGCATCTGAACATGATGTGCTATCAAAAAATTCAGGGACTGATTCTTTACG GTTCAACAAGAAAAGATCTTATTCTTCATCGAAACGAAGTAGCGGAGGCCTCGAACCTGTAGCTGAGGAGAATCCATGGTCTCATCACTCTGATCCAAATTTCAAGTTAGCGAGGTTGTCTGAAAATGATCCAG ATTTATTGGAAGAAACTGCACTGACCCAAACTCAACTTACTCAAGCTGCTATCAAGTATCCTCCTGCTGACAAGATAACTGATTCCATTCGAAT GCAAATGAAGGCACATTTCGATACGCCAGGAGCCGCATCAACAGAATCTCTAAACAATTTGGCCGCTGGAATGAACCGCAAAGCAGCTGCTATGCTCTTCTATCAAACTTGCG TTCTAGCTTCAAGTGATTACTTAAAGGTTAACCAACAAGTTCCATTTGGAGATATTTTCATCTCTAAAGGTACAAAAATGTGA